One segment of Urocitellus parryii isolate mUroPar1 chromosome 5, mUroPar1.hap1, whole genome shotgun sequence DNA contains the following:
- the LOC113183009 gene encoding pancreatic triacylglycerol lipase isoform X2, producing the protein MLLVWSLALLLGAVAGKEVCYDRLGCFSDDSPWSGIVERPLKVLPWSPADVNTRFLLYTNENQDNYQVKILMFSQITADSSRIQSSNFKTNRKTRFIIHGFIDKGEESWLANMCKKMFQVESVNCICVDWKGGSRTGYTQASQNIRIVGAEVAYFVDFLRTQLGYSPSNVHVIGHSLGSHAAGEAGRRTNGAIGRITGLDPAEPCFEGTPELVRLDPSDAQFVDAIHTDGAPIVPNLGFGMSQTVGHLDFFPNGGIEMPGCQKNILSQIVDIDGIWEGTRDFAACNHLRSYKYYTDSIVNPTGFAAFSCASYSVFSANKCFPCPSGGCPQMGHYADRYSGKTNGVGQKFYLNTGDKSNFSRWRYKVSVTLSGQKVTGHILVSLFGNAGNSKQYEIYKGSLQPGYTHSNEFDSDVDVGDLQRVKFIWYNNVINPSLPRVGASSITVERNDGRVFKFCTAETVREDVLLTLNAC; encoded by the exons ATGCTGCTGGTCTGGTCGCTGGCACTGCTGCTGGGAGCAGTAGCAG GAAAAGAAGTCTGCTATGACAGACTCGGCTGCTTCAGTGATGACTCCCCATGGTCAGGAATCGTGGAAAGACCCCTGAAAGTATTGCCCTGGAGTCCAGCAGATGTCAACACCCGCTTCCTCCTGTACACTAACGAGAATCAAGACAACTATCAAGTAAAAATCCTCATGTTTTCA CAAATCACTGCGGATTCATCAAGAATCCAGAGCTCCAATTtcaaaacaaataggaaaaccCGCTTCATTATTCACGGATTCATAGACAAGGGAGAAGAAAGCTGGCTGGCCAACATGTGCAAG AAAATGTTCCAGGTGGAAAGTGTGAACTGCATCTGTGTGGACTGGAAGGGCGGCTCCCGGACCGGATATACCCAGGCCTCCCAGAACATCCGGATCGTGGGCGCAGAAGTGGCCTACTTTGTTGATTTCCTTCGG ACTCAATTAGGATACTCGCCTTCCAATGTCCATGTCATTGGCCACAGTCTGGGTTCCCatgctgctggggaggctggaaGAAGGACCAATGGGGCCATTGGACGAATCACAG GATTGGATCCAGCTGAACCTTGCTTTGAGGGTACACCTGAACTTGTCCGATTAGACCCCAGTGATGCTCAGTTTGTGGATGCAATTCACACTGATGGTGCCCCAATAGTCCCTAACTTAG gGTTTGGAATGAGCCAAACTGTGGGTCACCTAGATTTCTTTCCAAATGGAGGAATAGAAATGCCCGGATGTCAGAAGAATATTCTCTCTCAGATTGTTGACATAGATGGAATTTGGGAAG GAACTCGTGACTTTGCAGCATGTAATCACCTAAGAAGCTACAAGTACTATACTGATAGTATTGTCAATCCCACTGGCTTTGCTGCATTCTCTTGTGCCTCTTATAGTGTTTTCTCTGCA AACAAGTGCTTCCCCTGTCCAAGTGGAGGATGCCCACAGATGGGTCATTATGCTGATAGATATTCTGGAAAAACAAATGGAGTGGGCCAGAAATTTTATCTGAACACTGGGGATAAGAGTAATTTCTCAC GTTGGAGATACAAGGTGTCTGTCACACTGTCTGGGCAGAAGGTTACAGGACATATACTGGTTTCTCTGtttggaaatgcaggaaactctAAGCAGTATGAAATTTACAA GGGCTCTCTTCAACCAGGCTATACTCATTCCAATGAGTTTGACTCTGATGTGGACGTTGGGGACTTGCAGAGGGTCAAATTTATTTGGTATAACAATGTGATTAACCCATCACTACCCAGAGTGGGAGCATCTAGCATCACGGTGGAAAGAAACGATGGAAGAGT GTTCAAATTCTGTACTGCAGAGACTGTGAGGGAGGATGTTCTGCTCACCCTCAACGCATGTTAG
- the LOC113183009 gene encoding pancreatic triacylglycerol lipase isoform X1, translating into MQMLLVWSLALLLGAVAGKEVCYDRLGCFSDDSPWSGIVERPLKVLPWSPADVNTRFLLYTNENQDNYQQITADSSRIQSSNFKTNRKTRFIIHGFIDKGEESWLANMCKKMFQVESVNCICVDWKGGSRTGYTQASQNIRIVGAEVAYFVDFLRTQLGYSPSNVHVIGHSLGSHAAGEAGRRTNGAIGRITGLDPAEPCFEGTPELVRLDPSDAQFVDAIHTDGAPIVPNLGFGMSQTVGHLDFFPNGGIEMPGCQKNILSQIVDIDGIWEGTRDFAACNHLRSYKYYTDSIVNPTGFAAFSCASYSVFSANKCFPCPSGGCPQMGHYADRYSGKTNGVGQKFYLNTGDKSNFSRWRYKVSVTLSGQKVTGHILVSLFGNAGNSKQYEIYKGSLQPGYTHSNEFDSDVDVGDLQRVKFIWYNNVINPSLPRVGASSITVERNDGRVFKFCTAETVREDVLLTLNAC; encoded by the exons ATGCAGATGCTGCTGGTCTGGTCGCTGGCACTGCTGCTGGGAGCAGTAGCAG GAAAAGAAGTCTGCTATGACAGACTCGGCTGCTTCAGTGATGACTCCCCATGGTCAGGAATCGTGGAAAGACCCCTGAAAGTATTGCCCTGGAGTCCAGCAGATGTCAACACCCGCTTCCTCCTGTACACTAACGAGAATCAAGACAACTATCAA CAAATCACTGCGGATTCATCAAGAATCCAGAGCTCCAATTtcaaaacaaataggaaaaccCGCTTCATTATTCACGGATTCATAGACAAGGGAGAAGAAAGCTGGCTGGCCAACATGTGCAAG AAAATGTTCCAGGTGGAAAGTGTGAACTGCATCTGTGTGGACTGGAAGGGCGGCTCCCGGACCGGATATACCCAGGCCTCCCAGAACATCCGGATCGTGGGCGCAGAAGTGGCCTACTTTGTTGATTTCCTTCGG ACTCAATTAGGATACTCGCCTTCCAATGTCCATGTCATTGGCCACAGTCTGGGTTCCCatgctgctggggaggctggaaGAAGGACCAATGGGGCCATTGGACGAATCACAG GATTGGATCCAGCTGAACCTTGCTTTGAGGGTACACCTGAACTTGTCCGATTAGACCCCAGTGATGCTCAGTTTGTGGATGCAATTCACACTGATGGTGCCCCAATAGTCCCTAACTTAG gGTTTGGAATGAGCCAAACTGTGGGTCACCTAGATTTCTTTCCAAATGGAGGAATAGAAATGCCCGGATGTCAGAAGAATATTCTCTCTCAGATTGTTGACATAGATGGAATTTGGGAAG GAACTCGTGACTTTGCAGCATGTAATCACCTAAGAAGCTACAAGTACTATACTGATAGTATTGTCAATCCCACTGGCTTTGCTGCATTCTCTTGTGCCTCTTATAGTGTTTTCTCTGCA AACAAGTGCTTCCCCTGTCCAAGTGGAGGATGCCCACAGATGGGTCATTATGCTGATAGATATTCTGGAAAAACAAATGGAGTGGGCCAGAAATTTTATCTGAACACTGGGGATAAGAGTAATTTCTCAC GTTGGAGATACAAGGTGTCTGTCACACTGTCTGGGCAGAAGGTTACAGGACATATACTGGTTTCTCTGtttggaaatgcaggaaactctAAGCAGTATGAAATTTACAA GGGCTCTCTTCAACCAGGCTATACTCATTCCAATGAGTTTGACTCTGATGTGGACGTTGGGGACTTGCAGAGGGTCAAATTTATTTGGTATAACAATGTGATTAACCCATCACTACCCAGAGTGGGAGCATCTAGCATCACGGTGGAAAGAAACGATGGAAGAGT GTTCAAATTCTGTACTGCAGAGACTGTGAGGGAGGATGTTCTGCTCACCCTCAACGCATGTTAG